A window of Aerococcus urinae contains these coding sequences:
- the fabK gene encoding enoyl-[acyl-carrier-protein] reductase FabK → MGVKYPIIQGAMAWVADPDLASAVSNAGGLGVVGTGNDPVEVVREKVETMKAKTDKPFAINVMLLNPHVEEVVDYLCQSGISTVTTGAGSPGRFMKQFREANIKVIPVVASVALARRMEKEGVDAVVVEGTESGGHVGKTTTMALLPQVVDAVNIPVIAAGGIGDGRGMAAALMLGACGIQVGTRFVCAKESNAHPNFKEKIIKAKDIDTVTTGEATGHPVRVLRNRLTKEYLRVERIEAGKENPDWERLEALGRGALRRAVVEGDTQNSSLMAGQIAGLINKEESCQEILQSYMDVCQATIREKASEWL, encoded by the coding sequence ATGGGAGTTAAATATCCTATTATTCAAGGAGCCATGGCTTGGGTAGCAGATCCAGATCTGGCATCTGCCGTTTCAAATGCTGGTGGTTTAGGAGTTGTAGGGACGGGGAATGATCCTGTTGAAGTGGTGCGAGAAAAAGTCGAAACCATGAAAGCAAAAACAGATAAGCCTTTTGCAATTAATGTGATGCTACTCAATCCACATGTTGAAGAAGTTGTTGACTACCTATGTCAATCGGGTATTTCAACAGTCACTACTGGAGCAGGATCACCTGGGCGCTTTATGAAGCAATTTCGTGAAGCAAATATTAAGGTTATCCCAGTTGTTGCTTCCGTAGCACTTGCTCGACGGATGGAAAAAGAAGGCGTTGATGCAGTGGTTGTCGAAGGGACGGAATCTGGTGGACATGTGGGCAAAACCACAACCATGGCTTTACTTCCCCAAGTAGTCGATGCGGTTAATATTCCCGTAATCGCTGCAGGAGGAATCGGTGATGGCCGGGGGATGGCAGCAGCATTGATGCTTGGTGCCTGTGGGATTCAAGTGGGTACGCGCTTTGTTTGTGCTAAGGAATCCAATGCCCACCCTAATTTTAAGGAAAAGATTATTAAAGCTAAGGATATTGATACCGTCACAACAGGAGAAGCTACAGGTCATCCAGTGCGGGTCCTGCGCAATCGTTTGACCAAAGAGTATTTGCGAGTTGAGCGAATTGAAGCAGGTAAGGAAAATCCTGACTGGGAGCGCTTAGAGGCTTTGGGAAGAGGAGCTTTACGGCGAGCTGTTGTAGAAGGGGATACCCAAAATAGTTCCCTGATGGCTGGTCAGATTGCTGGCTTAATTAATAAAGAAGAGAGCTGCCAGGAAATACTCCAATCCTATATGGATGTATGCCAGGCAACCATCAGAGAAAAAGCTAGCGAATGGTTATAA
- the fabG gene encoding 3-oxoacyl-[acyl-carrier-protein] reductase, translating to MTEKPTAIITGGNRGIGAAIAREFANKGYNLALVSRSGSGQDHLDDLSERGAKVLDLKAEVQDFDQAQAIINRCKEEYAHIDVLVNNAGITRDTLLMRMKEADFDAVIDVNLKGCFNLIRHVSKVMLKQKSGNIINIASLSGQIGNAGQINYAAAKAGVIAMTKTAARELASRGIRVNAVAPGFIASDMTDKLSDKVKEQMIAQIPLGDFGRVEDIADAVYFLVKNPYITGTTLNVNGGLYME from the coding sequence ATGACAGAAAAACCAACAGCCATCATTACTGGCGGAAACCGTGGAATCGGAGCAGCTATAGCTAGAGAATTTGCCAATAAGGGTTACAATTTGGCCTTGGTAAGCAGGTCAGGATCCGGCCAAGATCATCTTGATGACTTAAGTGAAAGGGGTGCTAAAGTACTTGATTTGAAAGCAGAAGTCCAAGATTTTGACCAAGCTCAAGCAATCATAAACCGCTGTAAAGAAGAGTATGCTCACATTGACGTATTAGTTAATAATGCTGGGATTACCCGTGATACCTTACTCATGCGGATGAAGGAAGCTGATTTCGATGCAGTAATTGACGTTAATCTAAAAGGTTGCTTTAACCTTATCCGTCATGTGTCAAAAGTGATGTTAAAACAAAAAAGCGGCAATATTATTAACATTGCATCTTTATCTGGACAAATAGGTAATGCTGGTCAAATTAACTATGCTGCTGCTAAGGCAGGTGTGATAGCTATGACTAAGACGGCTGCGCGCGAATTAGCTAGTCGCGGCATTCGGGTCAATGCCGTTGCCCCTGGTTTTATCGCTAGTGATATGACGGATAAATTATCAGATAAGGTTAAAGAGCAGATGATTGCGCAAATTCCTTTAGGGGATTTTGGGCGAGTAGAAGATATTGCTGATGCCGTTTACTTCTTAGTCAAGAACCCATACATCACTGGAACCACTTTAAATGTTAATGGTGGTTTATATATGGAATAA
- the fabD gene encoding ACP S-malonyltransferase produces MKKIAYLFSGQGAQYSGMGKDLFEHHAEVMEPYFETAEKVLGYDLKTMCFEENDLLNQTEYTQAAIYTVSLAILAVWKKLFPKTPAYLAGLSLGEYTALAYSSVFSFVDGLKLLRKRGLYMSQAVAPGEGKMLAVMKTDRKLIERVCENIMNLHPGYVYPTNYNSPKQIVIGGNSDLVDLAADELKEAGAKRLIPLKVSGPFHTQLMHPASLRLAQVLKDVEFSPQDIPVVANTSGQVHEDGEIKQDLLQQIQSPVKWSDSIDYLIQAGVDTFIEIGPGKTLTSFTRQIDKSVTALNIEDEATLNKALTILQGD; encoded by the coding sequence ATGAAAAAAATTGCATATCTTTTTTCTGGCCAAGGGGCACAGTATTCTGGGATGGGCAAAGATTTATTTGAACATCATGCTGAAGTCATGGAGCCATATTTTGAAACGGCTGAGAAAGTTCTTGGCTACGATTTAAAAACCATGTGCTTTGAAGAAAATGACCTGCTCAATCAAACAGAGTATACCCAAGCTGCCATCTATACAGTCTCATTAGCTATTCTAGCCGTCTGGAAAAAATTATTTCCTAAGACTCCTGCCTATTTGGCTGGATTAAGTTTAGGGGAATATACTGCCTTAGCTTATAGCAGTGTCTTTTCATTTGTTGACGGGTTAAAACTATTGAGAAAACGAGGCTTATATATGAGTCAGGCAGTCGCTCCCGGTGAAGGAAAAATGCTAGCTGTCATGAAAACTGACCGTAAGTTGATTGAGAGGGTCTGTGAAAATATTATGAACCTTCATCCTGGCTATGTCTATCCGACGAATTATAACTCTCCCAAACAAATTGTCATTGGCGGAAATAGTGATTTAGTCGACCTCGCTGCGGATGAATTGAAGGAAGCGGGTGCTAAGCGCTTAATTCCTCTAAAGGTTTCCGGGCCCTTTCACACCCAGCTGATGCATCCTGCCTCTCTACGATTAGCCCAAGTACTTAAAGATGTGGAGTTTTCACCTCAAGACATTCCAGTTGTCGCTAACACAAGTGGGCAAGTTCATGAAGATGGAGAGATTAAGCAAGATTTACTTCAACAAATCCAATCACCGGTCAAATGGTCGGATTCGATTGATTACCTCATTCAAGCAGGTGTAGATACCTTTATAGAGATTGGACCTGGAAAAACACTCACCAGCTTTACCCGGCAAATCGATAAGTCGGTCACAGCCTTAAATATTGAAGATGAAGCCACATTAAATAAAGCATTGACTATTTTACAAGGAGATTAA